A single genomic interval of Halomonas sp. GT harbors:
- a CDS encoding ABC transporter substrate-binding protein has translation MHLSRRFAISALSASVIAVSYAPSLAANEGISDNEIRIGYLADMSGVYRDPIGPLGQDAIEMAIEDIGGSVHGAQVVVFSADDRNSPDVGSSVVREWIDERNVDMVTGLVASSVTLAAVGLLEEADKLGLVNGAVSSSVTNEHCSPNHIHWVYDTWAMSNGTAKAITQEGYKNWYLLSADYSFGHALEADVERVVIENGGTIVGSARHPFPNNDFSSFMLQAQASGADVIALNNAGGDTINAVQTAGEFGITQAGQILAGMVLFSTDIRSIGLENSQGLQFTKAWYYDLNDETRAWAERFRERTGSMPTMVHAGLYSSTRHYLEAIEATGTDDTQTVRQQMADTPINDIFATNGYIREDGRMVHDMYLVEVKTPEESVDEDDLFRVVRTIPAEEAFRPLSESVCPLVNNS, from the coding sequence ATGCATCTATCACGTCGTTTCGCTATTTCTGCGCTATCGGCTTCGGTCATTGCGGTGAGCTATGCACCCAGCTTAGCCGCCAATGAAGGCATCTCAGATAATGAAATCCGTATTGGTTATCTAGCTGATATGTCAGGTGTTTATCGTGATCCCATAGGCCCATTAGGGCAAGACGCCATTGAGATGGCAATTGAAGATATTGGTGGCAGCGTACACGGTGCTCAAGTTGTCGTCTTTAGTGCTGATGATCGCAATAGCCCTGATGTTGGCTCAAGCGTGGTGCGCGAATGGATTGATGAACGCAATGTCGACATGGTCACTGGTCTAGTGGCTTCATCGGTTACATTAGCAGCAGTAGGCTTGTTGGAAGAGGCAGATAAACTTGGCTTAGTGAACGGCGCTGTTTCTTCCAGTGTCACTAACGAACACTGCTCTCCTAACCATATTCACTGGGTTTACGATACCTGGGCTATGTCCAATGGCACGGCAAAGGCAATTACGCAGGAGGGCTATAAAAACTGGTATTTGCTCAGTGCCGACTATTCATTTGGCCATGCACTTGAAGCGGATGTCGAGCGTGTGGTTATCGAAAATGGTGGAACGATAGTCGGTAGCGCGCGCCACCCCTTTCCGAACAATGACTTTTCCTCTTTCATGCTACAAGCCCAGGCATCGGGTGCTGATGTAATTGCCCTCAATAATGCCGGTGGAGACACCATCAATGCCGTACAAACGGCTGGCGAGTTCGGTATTACCCAAGCGGGACAGATTCTAGCCGGCATGGTGCTGTTCAGCACCGATATACGCAGCATTGGGCTCGAAAATTCTCAAGGGCTGCAGTTCACTAAAGCATGGTATTACGACTTAAATGATGAAACGCGTGCCTGGGCAGAGCGTTTTCGTGAGCGCACCGGCAGCATGCCAACTATGGTGCATGCAGGGCTATATTCCAGTACCCGCCACTATTTAGAAGCTATTGAAGCAACGGGAACAGATGACACGCAAACCGTTCGTCAGCAGATGGCCGATACCCCCATTAACGATATTTTTGCGACGAATGGCTATATACGCGAAGACGGCCGTATGGTGCATGACATGTATCTCGTTGAAGTGAAAACACCGGAAGAGTCAGTTGATGAGGACGACCTATTCAGAGTTGTGCGTACTATTCCCGCCGAGGAAGCATTCCGGCCACTGTCAGAAAGCGTTTGTCCACTCGTCAACAATTCATGA